A genomic stretch from Gardnerella leopoldii includes:
- the purF gene encoding amidophosphoribosyltransferase — translation MSAELEDIHEECGVFGVWGHQDAARLTYFGLHALQHRGQEGAGIVSNDNGKLHGYRGLGLLTQVFSNEQVMDRLTGNRAIGHVRYATAGSGSVDNIQPFLFRFHDGDVALAHNGNLTNCTSLRNSLEDKGSIFHSNSDTEILMHLIRHSSKATFMDRLKEALQTVHGGFAYLLLTQDALIGATDPNGFRPLSLGRMKNGAYVLASETCALDIVRAEFIRDIEPGEIIVINDDGYTIEQYTKHVQHAVCSMEFIYFARPDSNIYGINVHSVRKRMGARLAKESPVEADMVIGVPNSSLSAAAGYAETSGIPNEMGLIKNQYVARTFIQPTQELREQGVRMKLSAVRGVVAGKRVIVIDDSIVRGTTSKRIVQLLREAGAKEVHMRISSPPLKYPCFYGIDIQTTKELIAAKHSVEEIREYIDADSLAFLSLDGLVESIGLKKPAPYGGLCVAYFNGDYPTALDDYGEEFLASLTPEEREHLQEVRKHSKYSHENLI, via the coding sequence ATGTCTGCAGAACTTGAAGATATTCACGAAGAATGCGGCGTATTTGGTGTGTGGGGTCATCAAGATGCAGCTAGGCTGACATATTTTGGACTTCATGCGCTACAGCATCGAGGACAAGAAGGTGCCGGCATTGTATCTAACGACAATGGCAAACTGCATGGGTATCGCGGATTGGGATTGCTAACTCAAGTATTTAGCAATGAACAAGTTATGGATCGTCTTACTGGAAACAGGGCTATCGGTCACGTGCGATATGCTACTGCAGGTTCTGGAAGCGTTGATAACATTCAGCCTTTCCTATTCCGTTTCCACGATGGAGACGTAGCTCTTGCGCATAACGGAAATTTGACAAATTGCACTAGCCTACGTAATTCCTTGGAAGATAAAGGCTCAATATTCCACTCAAATTCTGATACTGAAATATTGATGCATTTGATTCGCCACTCCAGTAAAGCAACTTTTATGGATCGCCTAAAAGAAGCTTTACAAACTGTTCATGGCGGTTTTGCTTACTTATTGCTTACTCAAGATGCACTAATCGGAGCGACTGATCCAAATGGTTTCCGCCCTCTTTCGCTTGGTCGTATGAAGAACGGCGCATACGTGCTCGCTTCTGAAACTTGTGCGCTTGATATTGTGCGAGCAGAGTTTATTCGCGATATTGAGCCTGGCGAAATCATTGTTATTAATGACGATGGCTACACTATTGAGCAATATACGAAGCATGTACAGCATGCAGTATGCTCAATGGAATTTATTTATTTCGCTCGCCCAGATTCTAATATTTACGGTATTAATGTTCATTCTGTGCGAAAGCGTATGGGTGCGCGTTTGGCTAAAGAATCTCCTGTTGAAGCAGATATGGTTATTGGAGTACCTAATTCTTCACTTTCTGCTGCTGCAGGATACGCTGAAACAAGCGGAATTCCAAACGAAATGGGATTGATTAAAAACCAGTATGTTGCACGCACTTTTATTCAACCGACGCAAGAATTACGCGAGCAAGGCGTTCGTATGAAACTTTCTGCTGTTCGTGGTGTGGTTGCAGGAAAACGCGTTATTGTTATTGACGATTCGATTGTTCGCGGAACTACTTCTAAGCGCATTGTGCAATTGCTTCGAGAAGCTGGCGCTAAAGAAGTGCATATGCGTATTTCTTCCCCTCCGCTTAAATATCCTTGCTTCTACGGTATCGATATTCAAACTACGAAGGAACTTATTGCAGCAAAGCATTCAGTTGAAGAAATTCGCGAATATATCGATGCTGATTCCTTAGCATTTTTGTCTTTAGATGGATTAGTCGAGTCGATTGGATTAAAAAAGCCTGCTCCTTATGGCGGTTTGTGCGTTGCTTACTTTAATGGCGACTACCCTACTGCACTAGACGATTACGGCGAAGAATTCTTGGCTTCACTTACTCCTGAAGAACGCGAACATTTGCAAGAAGTAAGGAAACATAGTAAATATTCGCACGAAAATCTTATATAA